One region of Streptomyces sp. CG4 genomic DNA includes:
- a CDS encoding phospholipid carrier-dependent glycosyltransferase has product MMAREQHLLLSRGAPAEEPSRPYARVRRHRRWLVPLLVALLLAQMAAAMVTTAVRQTPTIDEPVYVATATDYLHEHRIRYNPEHPPLGKLLIAAGVAVAGPHYDPSYPGTQGDVGRHLLYESGNDPWRLMLWARLPVIALTLLFGLVAFAFARELTGTAGALVALALYAFSPDLIAHGSLATLDVPAAGFVLTSAWLAWRARRRPLPYLPLAGAALGAAVATKMSALPAVPVLLALAALSAGAAGCSAEQAATGGATMGRRTSAATSWLRRRRTVPAALWGAAVVTLVAVAVVWATYLAVDPRLRFSPAEPVPALHGLRGRLVDLLPVPEAYRAGMRVQFGLETYPWQGYLFGRLYTGSLWYYLPVALLVKTPLGLLALGAAGAVAVVVVRRLRPAAPYLLLPPGVLLAAAMTGSRDFGTRYALFVPMFLAVAAACVPRPGRRWTAAVTAALVLCAAVSSLRTFPYYLPYSNEAFGGSAHTHRLLHDSNVDWGQDLGRLADRLRQRYPHERVWLVYKGSGVPSYYGIHAADPRTVPQGQVHGLLAVSDSALAKARGRLAELIRNSRPIGDVGHSITLYRH; this is encoded by the coding sequence GACGGCCGTCCGGCAGACCCCGACGATCGACGAGCCGGTGTACGTGGCGACGGCCACCGACTATCTGCACGAGCACCGCATCCGCTACAACCCCGAGCATCCGCCGCTCGGCAAGCTGCTGATCGCGGCGGGTGTGGCGGTGGCCGGCCCGCACTACGACCCGTCGTACCCCGGCACACAGGGGGACGTGGGCCGGCATCTGCTGTACGAGTCGGGCAACGACCCCTGGCGGCTGATGCTGTGGGCGCGGCTGCCGGTGATCGCGCTGACCCTGCTGTTCGGGCTGGTCGCCTTCGCGTTCGCCCGCGAGCTGACGGGCACGGCGGGCGCTCTGGTGGCCCTCGCGCTCTACGCCTTCTCACCCGATCTGATCGCCCACGGCTCGCTGGCCACACTGGACGTACCGGCGGCCGGCTTCGTCCTGACGTCGGCGTGGCTGGCGTGGCGGGCACGGCGGCGGCCCCTGCCGTATCTGCCGCTCGCCGGGGCGGCGCTGGGGGCGGCCGTGGCCACCAAGATGAGCGCACTGCCGGCGGTGCCGGTGCTTCTCGCGCTTGCCGCGCTGTCAGCCGGGGCCGCGGGGTGCTCCGCCGAGCAGGCCGCGACGGGTGGTGCCACGATGGGCCGTCGGACGTCTGCGGCAACTTCGTGGCTCAGGCGGCGCCGGACGGTGCCGGCTGCGCTCTGGGGCGCCGCCGTCGTCACGCTGGTGGCGGTCGCCGTCGTCTGGGCCACGTATCTGGCCGTCGATCCGCGACTGCGGTTCTCCCCCGCCGAACCGGTGCCGGCCCTGCACGGGCTGCGCGGGCGGCTGGTGGATCTGCTGCCGGTGCCGGAGGCCTACCGGGCGGGCATGCGGGTGCAGTTCGGGCTGGAGACCTATCCGTGGCAGGGCTATCTGTTCGGGCGTCTCTACACCGGTTCGCTCTGGTACTACCTGCCGGTGGCGCTGCTGGTGAAGACGCCGCTCGGGCTGCTCGCGCTGGGCGCGGCCGGTGCGGTGGCGGTCGTGGTGGTGCGGCGGCTGCGGCCGGCGGCGCCGTATCTGCTGCTGCCGCCCGGGGTGCTGCTCGCGGCGGCCATGACGGGATCGCGGGACTTCGGAACGAGGTACGCGCTGTTCGTGCCGATGTTCCTCGCGGTGGCGGCGGCCTGTGTGCCACGCCCCGGCCGGCGCTGGACGGCCGCCGTGACGGCCGCGCTGGTGCTGTGCGCGGCGGTGAGTTCGCTGCGGACGTTCCCGTACTACCTGCCGTACTCCAACGAGGCCTTCGGCGGCTCCGCGCACACCCATCGACTGCTGCACGACTCCAACGTGGACTGGGGGCAGGACCTGGGCCGGCTCGCCGACCGGCTCCGGCAGCGGTATCCGCACGAGCGGGTCTGGCTGGTGTACAAGGGCAGCGGTGTGCCGTCGTACTACGGCATCCACGCCGCCGATCCGCGTACGGTGCCGCAGGGGCAGGTCCACGGGCTGCTGGCGGTGTCGGACTCCGCGCTCGCCAAGGCCCGCGGACGGCTCGCCGAGCTGATCCGCAACAGCCGGCCCATCGGTGACGTGGGCCATTCGATCACCCTCTACCGGCACTGA